From the genome of Pseudomonas bubulae:
GATTCTTCAGGAGAAAATCCGCCGTGAAGCGTCGCAGTGGCAATGGAAGTTGCTGCGCATGTACGCCAAGCCAACGATTGCCATGGTCAATGGCTGGTGCTTTGGTGGTGGTTTCAGCCCTCTGGTGGCGTGCGACCTGGCCATCTGCGCTGACGAGGCAACGTTCGGCCTGTCGGAAATCAACTGGGGCATTCCACCGGGCAACCTGGTCAGCAAGGCTATGGCAGACACCGTAGGCCATCGCCAGTCGCTGTACTACATCATGACCGGCAAGACCTTCGACGGGCGTAAAGCCGCCGAGATGGGCCTGGTCAATGAGAGCGTACCGCTGGCGCAGTTGCGTGAAGTCACCATTGAGCTGGCGCGCAATCTGCTGGAGAAAAACCCGGTTGTACTGCGTGCGGCCAAGCATGGCTTCAAGCGTTGCCGCGAACTGACCTGGGAGCAGAACGAAGATTATCTGTACGCCAAGCTCGACCAGTCGCGACTGCTGGATACCGAAGGCGGGCGTGAGCAGGGCATGAAGCAGTTCCTCGATGACAAGAGCATCAAGCCAGGCCTGCAAGCCTACAAGCGCTAATCTCGCTGTTCAGGGTGCGCCGGGCGCACCCTGTAAATGAATTCCCGATAACGACAATAAAGAGGAATCACCATGTTGGACGTGCCCCTGCTCATTGGCGGAAAGTCGTGCCCGGCCCGTGATGGTCGAGCGTTCGAACGCTGCAACCCGGTGACGGGTGAGGTGGTGTCACGCGTGGCCGCCGCCACCCTGGAAGATGCCGATGCCGCAGTTGCCGCGGCTCAGGCTGCTTTTCCCGTGTGGGCCGCGTTGGCGCCCAATGAACGGCGTACCCGGTTGCTCGCTGCTGCCGAGTTGATGCAGGCACGGGCGAGCGAGTTTATCGAGGCAGCGGGTGAAACCGGGGCTATGGCCAACTGGTACGGGTTCAACGTCAAGCTGGCGGCCGGCATGCTTCGTGAAGCCGCCTCCATGACCACCCAGATCAACGGCGAAGTAATCCCCTCCGATGTGCCCGGCAGTTTTGCGATGGCCTTGCGCCAACCCTGTGGCGTCATCCTGGGCATCGCGCCCTGGAATGCCCCGGTGATTCTGGCAACCCGTGCTCTGGCCATGCCGCTGGCGTGCGGCAACACCGTGGTGCTCAAGGCTTCCGAGCTGAGCCCGGCCGTTCACCGGCTGATTGGCCAGGTATTGCAGGACGCGGGACTGGGCGATGGCG
Proteins encoded in this window:
- a CDS encoding p-hydroxycinnamoyl CoA hydratase/lyase; this encodes MSQYEGRWKTVKVEIEDSIAWVILNRPEKRNAMSPTLNREMIDVLETLEQDPQAGVLVLTGAGDAWTAGMDLKEYFREVDAGPEILQEKIRREASQWQWKLLRMYAKPTIAMVNGWCFGGGFSPLVACDLAICADEATFGLSEINWGIPPGNLVSKAMADTVGHRQSLYYIMTGKTFDGRKAAEMGLVNESVPLAQLREVTIELARNLLEKNPVVLRAAKHGFKRCRELTWEQNEDYLYAKLDQSRLLDTEGGREQGMKQFLDDKSIKPGLQAYKR